The Silene latifolia isolate original U9 population chromosome Y, ASM4854445v1, whole genome shotgun sequence sequence GTGGTGGTTCTTGTTGACGGTGGTGTTGGAGAAGACGTAGGGTGtgttggtggtgttgttgtggtgGTTGAGTGTGGGCCGTGGTGGTCGAGTAGGGGAAATGGGGGGGGAAATAATTGagttttgaattatttgggttttgaaatATTTGGGTGagattttttatttgtttggattttgagttatttgggtttttagagagatgagagtaatgaaatttgtgagatgagagagaagttgaTGTGAAAATAATTGATATATAGTGAATTAATTTTTAATTAGGTTGATTAGTGAGGTAGAGAGATAGTGAGTCTTAAATTAGCATTAATCACTAATTTTAGCCTTAATCCCCCACTTTTCCCCTTCAATCTCACCATCTTCATCCCATCTTTTTCAAGGTCCTAAGAGACTTGGACTCAAGGCTTTtagtggactcacttgatccttactttctatatatatatatatatatatatatatatatatatatatatatatatatatatatatatatatatatatcgatctcgtgagtttggttcttacaatgagttgtgagtttggaaaatcccAAATTATTAGATCAAAAGAAACCAAGGGCTAAGATTAAATCTAAAAACAGAACAAATAAAGTCAGCAATAAAACATACAGTACTTCTTCGGTGAAAACTAATGGCCATGAAAATTGTACATTCATCCTGTCTCtacatcccaaaaaaaaaaaaacacaaatttgTGTGAATACCCGATTGATACACAAAAATACCTAGATTTTCAtccaaattaaaaaaaattacagcTGAAATGATATCTTTTGGATTCCATGAATTCTACCATCAAATTCAACAGATCTGCAGGGCGACGACTTTTTATTATACTTTCATTCAATCGTTCTCTTCAGAAATCACCAACACCATCGTTTAATCGGGTCAACCCGATTTGACTTAAGTAAATGCAAATTGCTGCTACTTCTCAGACATCCGACAATTGAAGATGGTGCTCGGTGGTCGTTGGATCTGTGCTCGAACTTGAAGAAGGGAGGAGAGTAGTGACCGTGAAGCTCGGCGTTACTTCTGGTGAACTGCTGCGGTGGTCCTAGCTCGGTAATCAGAGGTGAGTAAATTTAGGGGACGCGTTGATGTTTCTGTTCATGCCAAGCACTCGCAACAGTTGGTGCATATGGTGGAGCTGCTTCTGAATTTGGTTCGgttatggtgagtttgtgcacGATATCCGTTGATTTCCCTTAATCCTTAGGTGTAAATTTTTGGATTTTAATTGGGTTAAAATTCCCTTGTCCGACATGATTTGCACAGTAGATCAGTTTAGGATGGTTTTGCTTTTCTTGATTCCCGAGGAGCTCCAGTCACTCACTTGAAGGTATCATACTTTTGCAAATAAGTATCATATTTTGATTTTATGGTTCTCCAGATTACGTCTTTTGGAATGAGCTTCAACCTTTCCATTAATCTGATATTTTTTGCATGCAGAGTGAAAGAGTACCTGTAAAAGAGTAAAAGAGTATGATTATGATCAAAAGCAGCTGCCAAATGTGCAGTCCGATGCCGCTGTTGGTTGTGGTGCGAGTTGGCAGGTTAGTTGACGGGTTTCGAAATCGAAACAAAGGCCAAGCAATGAATGGCAATGGTGGCTTCTCCTAGGACAGGATGGTTTCCTCCATGGCGACCAAACTTCATTTTGTAGGTTTTACCACCCAAGGCCTGTCCAAGTAACTGGTGGCCCATGCATATTCCAAAAATGGGAACCTGTCCCAGCAATGCTTTCACTGATTCAACAGCATATGGAACTGCTGAGGGATCTCCAGGACCGTTGCTGAAGAGAATAACATCTGGTTTCATTTTCAAAACCTCAGATGCTGGCCATGTTGAAGGGACAACTGTGATGTTACATCCATACGATGCCAAGCGTCTCAAAATGTTTTGCTTGACCACAAAATCATAAGCAACGACCTTTGTGTTTAGCATATCACAAAGAGAAATCAAATTAAAATAGAAACCTTACAGTTCATTAGATTTGAAAGTAAGATATCGGGTATAGAAATGTACATTGAAAGATTCTCCATGTCGACATCTATATTAAACTCCCAGTTATCATCTGTTTTATCAACCCACTGATAAGGAGCCTGGCATGTTACACCACTTATCAAATCAACTCCTGCACAAAGGAAAACCGAAATTCAGGTTTACATCATCTAATTCTCTCTCTCTATAATCACAACAGGCAGCAAGCTCACCAACTATGTCCCAAGAACGAGCCGTTTCTAAGAGCTGCTCATCGGATTTTGATTTTTCTGCACTCAATACACCAATAAGGCTCCCATCTTCCCGCAGTCTACGAGTGATAGCTGATAGCTCGAGTATCAACATCATCTAtttcataacccaaaataatcaAAAGTGAGTCAGCAACTTGAATATGCAAACCAAATAAAATGGCATTCTAAGAAACCATGTGACACCAAAAAAAAGGATTCAAGACCAAATTGTTTTCTTGAATTCCATGAAAATGACATTACTTAGTAATAAACTATTGTATCAACCAATAATGGCCCATAACATTTGTGGGAATTcaattttctaagaaaccgtaaTATTTGTGGGAATTCAATTTTCTGATTTTTGTGAATTCATGTCACATTCTACTTATGTTCTCGTATTTGGATATTATAGTAGTAATAATTTCTTACTTTCATGTATTTGGGTAACAATTTGGTCAAAGAATCTCTTGTTTAACTTCATAATTTCACCAGCTTTGGGTAGTTTTATTCAGCGGGGTAACCAAGCAAAGTAATCAACGATTTCAATCCCTCTTGTTTCATTCGACTTTGCTTTATTTTCGATCCGACTCCTACAAAAAACAAATTACACTACAAGAATAATtcacaataacactacaataacattAGAATAACACCGGACCGAAACACAATAACattagaataacaacacaataacactagaataacaccGGAGTAACTCACAATTACACCAAAATAACACCAGAGTAACAAtgcaataacaccagaataacaccaGAGTAACAACGCAATAACTGTGGAATAACAAGTGGTTGcacataaaaaaattaaataaaagtgTAAGAGTAATACTGGAacttactttgattttttttcactACTTTATTCAAATGTTAAAAGTGTAAGAGTAATCCCGTTATTCTAGGATTTGTTCAAGGGTATGTATGCATATTGATTATTAGCTTTGTACTTTAATAATGCAAGTGAAAAAGCAGCACCGCCGGTTAGCCAAGAAAAGATGAATAGAGTAACATCATAATAACAGTAGGGTAATaccacaataacagcacaataacacggaggaataattaaattaaaatgagtTAATGGTAATGAATTGGATAACAAATACAAGAGATGGATTACACCACAATAATAgagtaacaccacaataacacaagaataacattacaataacagcacaataacacgggaaaaaaagagtaaaaaaaagcaaagtagtaaaaaaaatcaaagtacaccgaaataacatcacaataacaccagaataacaatgccaccagaataacagcacaataacacgtggtaaaaaaaaagagaaaaaaaatcaaagtcgtaaaaaaatcaaagtaaaaaaaagcactataacaccagaataatagcacaataacatgtggtaaaaaaagagtaaaaaatcaaagtcgtaaaaaaaatcaaagtggcaccggaataacatcacaataacaccagaataacagcacaataacatgcggtaaaaataagagtaaaaaaatcaaagtagtaaaaaaaatcaaaatgacaccggaataacatcacaataacacgtagtaaaaaaaagagaaaaaaaatcaaagtagttaaaaaaatcaaagtgacaccggaataacatcagaataacagtagaataacagcacaataacacaggataaaaaaaaaagaaaaagacaaatcaaagtcgtaaaaaaaatcaaagtggcaccggaataacatcacaataacaccagaataacagcacaataacatgcggaaaaaataagagtaaaaaatcaaagtagtaaaaaaaatcaaaatagtaaaaaaatcaaagtgacaccggaataacatcacaataacaacagaataacagtagaataacagcacaataacacgtggtaaaaaaaagaaaaaaaatcaaagccgTAAAAAAAgtcaaagtgacagcagaataacatcacaataacaacggaataacaataacaacacaataaaaaaaagagaaaaaaaatcaaagtcgtaaaaaaaatcaaagtaaaaaaaaagcataataacactaGGCAAAAAAAATAAgggtaaaaaaaatttcaagtaaaaaaaaatctcgtacaaaaagaaaaagaaaaaaaggtaacataatgagaaaactagagaaaaacataagagaaaaaaaatcaaagttgcaaaaaaaaaaagcataataacacgagacaaaaaaaataagagtaaaaaaaatttcaagtaaaaaaaaatctggtacaaaaagaaaaagaaaaaaaaggtaacataatgagaaaattagagaaaaacataagagaaaaaaaaaatcaaagttgtaaaaaaaagtataataacacgaggtaaaaaaaaggagataaaaaaattaaagtaaaaaaaaaaagtagcactagaaaaaagagaaaataatgacagtggttttatatgacatgtaagattagatcttggccattcatctctaatataatctagtggttgagatttcatcaaagcacaaactcacaactcaccataagaaaccaaactcacaagatcctatctctatatacatatatatatatatatatatatatatatatatatacatatatatatatatatatacatatatatacatatatatatattgattaatcctaataattaatcttgatcattcaTCACAGAAATGTATTTACCCCACTTTCAAAATATGGACATGACACGTAAACGCGACATGAACCCGACACGAAACTAATGAGTTAGGGTTAAGACTTCATGATCCATTTTTATGTAAGTAGATCGATACGAACACGATTGTAAATttaaatgggtcgggtatgggtttAAAGATTTGTAAcctgtttattattattattattattattattattattattattatcccaaTTGATCAATTTTTGAGCAGTACACATTAGATAGGGGTTAACTattaaaaaaagggtttttaGGTGGGGTACTTAACTTTTAGCATCGCCGACATAAAAACACCTAGTTATTTATGTTTTTGGTTTAATTGTACTCTTGTTCAATCTCACGTTAtgaaaaacataaataaaaaaatCATTTTTAAGTTATAATTAAGCTTCTATAAATTCGCTTCATAAACGTTAAACCCTATAATTCAGTTAAGTTCAACAAAATTAAGCccaaaagaacagagcctaaGACATCTTTGATGACCCAAAAAACATTTTGAAACATCACGCCAAACACATACTTAAAAATAGGGTTGTAAATTATCTGAGCTCGTTCGTAAAGCACTTGGAATCAGCTCGGTCAAAACTCGACTCGAAATCGATCAAAAATGATTCCGAGCCGATTTCAAGCCAGGTGGACCAAATCCAAGTCCGAAGTTAGTAGAGCTCAGAACGGAAGCTCGTTTAGGCAcgtttaattttttattattgtttaattatgacattttacaattgttttaattcttaataAAATGTTATTCTAACAtttataattacatttttattctATTTGATAAGTATTTTATATTTACAtttataattatatttataattatatttttcaattatattattgtttaccttgactttgtattacatttcgctctcccttttgtttttcatttttcccttttctattcacattttgaggtgtgcgttcacccatggacggttctaaaggatgattcatgtcagtcgACCTCAAAtgattttgggattaaggctctgttgttgttgttgttgttgttgttgttgttgttgttgttgttgttgttgttgttgttgtagatgTATTTTTAATATGATTTAAACGTTAAATAAAGTAATAATATAATGATTTAACCGAGCTCAATTAAGCTCGGAAATTTTCGAGCCGGTTGCGAGCTCGTGCACAAATTTTTGAATCCATTCCAAATTTTCGAGCGGATTCCAAATCCAACAGAGCTCATGCTCAAATCGGTTTGATTACACTCGCTTACATTACTTACACAGTTAGACCCCatatgaaaaaggaaaaatttgTAATCCTATCTATGGGTGGTCTTCTCATAATAATCCGAAATTTATTTAATCTCATAATAAGCTCTACTATTAACCCCTCTTTCTGATATTGTACTCGAGTGACCGTCCACCTGCAAACAAGGTcatattcttttttcttttcctaTGATAATTTTTTATTGTTTGGTTATTTCTTTTCCTATGATAATGGTAATACACCAAATGAACTTTATGCAAAGTTGCTCAAATACTTGTTAAGCAATATGGTGATTATAAGACAAGTTTTTTTTTGGTAACATGTGAGCTTTATATTATATCAATCATCAAAACGGTTACAAATCAGTTTTCATTACATCTTTGAATACTCATGGCTATAACATACATCAAGGACTAATATTAATCAACCTAAGCCAATCACGATCTCTCAACTGAGCAGCATTGCCCATCTTCTGCACAATTCTTACCCTCATTTGCTGCACAATCCCATTGATAATCTTCACAGGAATTCTGACTTTAAACTCCAAACGACAGACATTCCTCTCATGCCAAACTGCATACCAATATGCCATCTTCACCATTCCGCATACCTTCTTCTGCAGCTTCGAGTAACTAGCATAGGGACCAATAATATGTAATAGAAGCCAATTATCTAGCCCTGCAATAATATTAGAACTGAAAGAACAATCAGCAAACAGATGTGCAACAGATTCCTCATATTACTCACAAAGGACACATCTATTAGTCATACTCAGACCAATTTGATACATCTTCACTCTAGTGTTTAAAGCCTGTCTCTGAATCAACCAACCAATCACTGATTGTTTAGGAATAACCCAATTATCCCACGCCTCTTTATACCAATAGACAGGGGGGTGTGAACCCTGAATCCATTGATAACCCGCACCCACAGAGTACCCACCAGGTGAGGCAACCCACTGAGTACCCTGGAAACAAGCAGCTAACATATCCCTTACTTTGCAAATATTTCTCCAGTCCAATTGGAATCTAGAGAAGGCTGATAATCATCCCAATTGGCACCTTTCAAATAGACATGGTCAATCCACAACACCCATAGTCTATCTGCTTGAGTGTATATCCTGTTCATTAGTTTGCCCATACTTGCCACATTCCACACCccagcttccttgatacccagacCCCCTTCCTTCTTAATACAGCAAACATTGTGCCATGCCACCAAAGGGGATCTGCTATACTCAGATTCCCCACTCCATAGAAAATTTCTACAGATTGCCTCAATCCTCTTGACCACTCCTTTTGGGATTATTAAAATAGATGCCCAATAAATTATGCAATGTATTGAGCACAACATTGATAAGAATGATCCTACCAACATAACTCAATTTCTTTTCCCGTATCCcccttgatacgtgcattttatatagacttattgtaccatatttgcacgcatctctatgcatatttagtagtgtttagctacaaatgtccctcgaatagtctactttggtttctcttgtcttatttgcaggaatgaagcAAAGAGAAGTggaatcaagcttaatacatgtccctatacatgcatttaggagatgagttgagtcggagcttggagactactattttgagatgcggatagaagtaaagaagctaggcgagcaaaggaagagctttatatcactagtgcctaatttgaagagccatatctcgagttctataacTGATTTTCAagagattccaattggagatgaaatattGTGTTGTTAGCTTTCTAACGCCACCAAAAACGCTctgtttgtccaagtaacgaacaAATGacggccatttgaagttcagtgcgcgaagtaggaattgtgcgctagaaagtactcgatcgagtactatcttgttcgatcgagcacctattgtcttcgatcgaatggcctctatttgatagtgttcgatggagtgcctaaagtcctcgatcgggAGGTTTTGCTAGAAGTTACTTGATAGAGGAGTTTTAAAGTactcgagtacttttctatctgccgcagggttttaatatcgtattaggttaataattatatttcctataaataggagagagttAATTAGGTTTGGGACATCCTTCATTCGGTGCTTTTCACTCTTAATACTCAATAGACATCTCTTGGTTCGACGTTGTTCATTTTGCCGGATCTAAttctttgtaatctttctttactcCCTTTATTTAATTTCAATACTTTTTGCATCTCATCTTTATATCATGTTTATTATTGTTTTCCTCTTTGTTATCGTTTTACTTATtatcattatgcatagctaatttcttgAATGCGAGGATTAGGGGAACTATGGTAGTATAAcaatgatgcgatagttggtttaggagatttattgtgagaattgtttcattaacaatataactataatcgtttagttgaatgcatgcaactgaattagttaatctggttaagttcagacctagatcggaagattgaaataaatagacctgttatgagcaatagactacactagtgagggtggaagctaagctagttgtattttagggcggatagcggaccggaaggacctttcccttacccttctcacattaaatCGACTGACCcgcctttagctgatttgtgtaataccatgataacccgacatcctggcatctctctttctctctctctctctctctctctctctacccttgcttttattagtttagttcaaatactTAAACCCATatcttgtgacctcagacggactGAATTaataagtagatagtgaccgcctccctgtggagattgaccctacttccactagcttctattagttgttttaggtatttatttttggtccTAAACGACAAGTATCACCCTTAATCTTTGCTTAAATGGTAGATTCCTTCAGAAAACACTGAAATCTAGATTATGTCTTGCTTCAAACTATCAGCCACTCCATTAAAAAAAACCTCAGACCTTCTGAAGCAGCAGAAAAAGTGGATAAGACTCCGAGAACAAGCATAATAGATCTGACACCCCCCTTACAAAACATAAGTAGGTCATCAGTAAAAAGCAGATGAGTCAACTTCAAACTCTTACATAAAGGGTGAAACCTAAAATGCCATTTGGTAATTGCATACTCTATTACTCTAGATAAGTACTCCATACAGATAAAAAGAAGAGAGGGGAAATAAGGTCTCCTTGCCTCAAGCCCCTCCTTCCTCTGAAATATCCAAAGTGAGCCCCATTAAGATTAAGAGTGTATGAAGTTGTAGAGATACATGTCATGAGCATCATTCTAAATTTCTTAAGGAATTAAAGAGCCCCCCAGCATCTGATCAACAAAAGACCACTCTATTGAATCATAAGCCTTCTGCAAATCAAGCTTAAACATACATTTAGGAGAAGCCATACCCCTACTATACATCCTAATCAAATCTTGGCAGATTAAGATGTTCTCAAGAATGCTCCTACCTTTGACAAAAGCCCCTTGACTCCTACTGATAATATCAGGTAAAATCAAAGCCAATCTAGTGCACATGATTTTAGAAATAGCTTTATAAATAACATTGCAACATGAAATAGGCCTGAAATGTTTCACACTAGTAGCCCTAACTATTTTTGGGATTAAGGTAATAACACTGCATTTATCTAAGTAAGAAACTGGCCAGTATCAAAGAAACTCAGGATAGCACCACATACCTCATCTCCCACCACATCCCAAGCATCTCTATAAAATTGGCTAGAATAGCCATCTGGTCCAGGAGATTTTCCTTTTGGAATGCTAAAAAGACTTTGCTACAAAATAAGCCAAATAAACCGGTTAAAAAAGGCCTTAGAAACCGGTTTATAACAGGTCTCTAGCTCATAGGTGTCTTAGCTTAAAGAGACCGGTTATTAAACCGGTCTCTTTGATTTTGTGAAAGAAACCAGTTGTGTACAGAAACCGGTCTCTTTGATTATTTAAAAGAGACCAGTTGTGTGCATAAACCGGTCTTTTTGCTTGTTTCAAAGAGACCGGTTATTCACCATAACCAGtttctttgatcttatctttGAAACCTGTGATTGACTAAAACCGGTTTCTTAGGTTTTtctataaaacaaaaaaaaatacgaTCAATAAATTAAGACCTAGATAAATTTaatcaaaaaataaaattatattacaTCGTCACCATAAACATATAATATCAGTCAGTTTTATTATAACTTTCTAAAATATGGTACAAAATTCATATAAATCACAATTATTAAAAGGAATAAATCTAACAAAATAATAAGTGTATGAGTTAAACCTTGTCAAAAAAATCATCTAATCTGTACCCAACTCAGAGTCTTCAAATGAGTCGTCGCTGGCCTCAATGTTGCACGGAGAAAAAACAAGCAGTAATATATTGACTTATTAACTGGGATTCATCAAAGGAGTCATCGCTGGCCTCGCCACGGTGCTGTTAGTGCTATACAATGAACAAGCTGTACTATGTTAATAATTAATACTGGATGTTTCCATGTAACATATAGTGAGAATTGTTTCTATGTAACATATAGTGAACATACACATGTTATTGCTTTTAATTTTGAAAGAAAAAGGATGCAAAGCACCTTACGTGTAAAAACTCGCTATTCCGTCTGCGAAGAACAATATCAAGAGCTTCTAATCCACTTTACGTAACACCAACCTGGCTAAATTGTTCagcagttagtcttgctgaagacgggttggAGCAAGtaacgggtaatgtcactcacaaaacggataggggggacaagatgggggcacccccatgtgtttccccctctcctctatttgggtcatttatgagaggaaatggtatccgtcactccaaagtgatggatacgtgccgtcttcaatgagattttgtgattgttCAGATCAACGCCACCGAGCATTAGATTCACCTCACGTTCTTCCTGAGGAGCAGCAATCTAAAGGTTAGCAAATACCATAACATCTATTTTACTGACTCTACGCTCTACCACAAGCTATTTCTAACATATAACTAGCTTGCTAATACTACGTATAAGAGAGTGATTATGTCCTTATATTGTCAGAATCATTGGTACACAACTACAAATTTGTTATGCTTAAAGACTAAAGGCAAAAACATGAATGCAGGCTATACCGTACGACACGTGAAGATGTATTTAAACTTGAGGAGCACAATCGGAGGATCACTTCTAAAGAAGACCAGGACTTAAGAGTACTTAGAATAGCTCATATTTAATTCCAAGATGTCCAATCAATTCCTGGTTATAAACAATAAATGTCAATGACAATATAAATAAACTTTGATATGACTAAACATTTTCATGCTCATACACATTTGAACTCGTAAGCACGCTTAAACTAATAGTTATACCTAATAATTCTATCTTTTACCAAATAAAGATGGAGATTTTATATACACTCAATCGCGAACTCAATGCCGATACAACAAATGGTCACTACTTACAAGTGGCTTCTGCAATGATCCCATCCTGGAATCTTCTAAGCTCGGCTTCCTTTCCCAAAACTTCTTAAATTTGCCAGCCAAGTTACAAAAAATATTAGAGCGCGATGAACACC is a genomic window containing:
- the LOC141629920 gene encoding carbamoyl phosphate synthase small chain, chloroplastic-like, which codes for MMLILELSAITRRLREDGSLIGVLSAEKSKSDEQLLETARSWDIVGVDLISGVTCQAPYQWVDKTDDNWEFNIDVDMENLSMSLLMILWSSKTF